A single Ziziphus jujuba cultivar Dongzao chromosome 11, ASM3175591v1 DNA region contains:
- the LOC107431852 gene encoding probable ADP-ribosylation factor GTPase-activating protein AGD14 isoform X2 — MYFCHSRWRPIVSVFAGVWDSNGEARMASRLKEDEKNERIIRGLLKLPENRRCINCNSLGPQYVCTNFWTFVCTTCSGIHREFTHRVKSVSMANFTTQEVSALQEGGNQRAKDIYFKEWDPQRNSSPDSSNVERLRDFIKHVYVDRRYTGERNYDKPPRVKMGDKEDEYRRTDSYQGGSRSPPYEDSGRYSGKSSPGGRSYDERRSPGYDQESRQYGDYRKSPVRHEIVNDWRRDDRFGNERRYEDRRISDGDSKLESRSPERPKDLDSSSPPIVRPVRDILGENTIPLRISEPPKPGGRTADGSAHTQRTVSSSSLGSNNGNQVEVKVETPRSLIDFDADPEPPVAAAVPQAQQSTTVQPTAQPANSANDNNWASFDVVTQPKVPQAPSNVNSLESVLSQLSISAPAAAHVSITPGNAGPLMTAAAATSVSNLSTFPPSGASMAAPVLAPVLPGNGGNSFVNVPGAGQWSTMHQQPSLFPATGNQSTTQSFIRSVAGPPSNQPWNIPAAPNVQGHLSSSAAQATQAAPKPVHEVTSGVASQPSADIKSAGRRELPQDLFTASHPAFHAPVPGWQAGVPGGMGFSMQYRTAMPMSTFQQSSKSINPFDVNSEPTPVQAPTFPSMASLQGTPPNMLPPSGLVHTSSVGTPPAWMPQSSSYTPGLLPQAPPYASSVSPRTYMGQQVPNNMPPSGHQGVPGFGSEGAAFGSLNLDQQLAGRFSAPSTPSPFSSVGGNPFG, encoded by the exons atgtatttttgTCATTCAAG ATGGAGGCCTATAGTTTCTGTGTTTGCAGGAGTTTGGGATTCAAATGGC GAAGCGAGAATGGCAAGTCGATTAAAGGAGGATGAGAAGAATGAACGGATTATTCGCGGTTTGCTCAAACTTCCCGAGAATCGCAGATGCATTAACTGCAATAGTCTG GGACCACAATATGTTTGCACAAATTTCTGGACATTTGTATGCACAACCTGTAGTGGGATACA TCGGGAGTTCACACATAGAGTAAAGTCGGTATCGATGGCTAACTTTACTACACAAGAAGTTAGTGCTCTTCAAGAAGGAGGAAACCAG CGTGCAAAAGACATTTACTTTAAAGAATGGGATCCACAGCGTAATTCTTCTCCTGACAGCAG TAATGTTGAGAGACTACGAGACTTTATTAAACATGTTTATGTGGATAGAAGATATACTGGTGAGAGGAACTATGACAAACCTCCTAGGGTGAAGATG GGTGACAAGGAAGATGAATACAGAAGAACAGATTCATATCAAGGAGGGTCTAGAAGCCCACCATACGAGGATAGTGGTCGTTACAGTGGTAAATCCAGTCCTGGTGGAAGAAGTTATGATGAACGAAGGAGTCCTGGATATGATCAAGAAAGTCGGCAGTATGGTGATTATAGGAAAAGTCCTGTCCGCCATGAAATTGTCAACGATTGGCGCCGAGATGATAGATTTGGAAATGAAAGGAGGTATGAAGATCGTAGAATATCTGATGGAGATTCTAAACTTGAAAGCAGGTCACCTGAGCGACCTAAAGATCTAGATTCATCCAGTCCTCCTATAGTAAGGCCTGTTAGAGATATTTTGGGTGAGAACACAATACCTCTTCGTATTAGTGAGCCTCCAAAACCTGGTGGCAGGACTGCTGATGGCTCTGCACATACACAG AGAACTGTGTCGTCCAGTAGCTTGGGATCCAACAATGGGAACCAAGTAGAAGTTAAAGTGGAGACCCCTAGAAgtttaattgattttgatgCTGATCCTGAACCTCCTGTTGCTGCAGCAGTTCCTCAAGCACAGCAATCTACTACAGTTCAGCCTACTGCACAGCCAGCAAATTCAGCCAATGACAACAACTGGGCCTCTTTTGATGTTGTTACCCAGCCAAAAGTGCCTCAAGCTCCTTCTAATGTGAATTCACTGGAATCTGTTCTATCACAATTGTCTATTTCAGCACCTGCCGCTGCTCATGTTTCTATAACACCAGGTAATGCTGGTCCTCTAATGACTGCAGCTGCAG CCACATCAGTAAGCAACTTGTCCACATTTCCCCCTAGTGGTGCTTCAATGGCTGCACCTGTACTTGCACCAGTACTACCTGGCAATGGTGGTAATTCCTTTGTCAATGTTCCTGGGGCTGGGCAGTGGTCTACCATGCATCAGCAACCTTCTTTATTTCCTGCTACTGGTAATCAGTCAACTACTCAATCGTTTATACGGTCAGTTGCTGGACCTCCAAGCAATCAG CCATGGAATATACCTGCTGCTCCTAATGTGCAAGGGCATCTGAGTAGTTCAGCTGCACAAGCAACTCAAGCTGCGCCAAAACCTGTCCATGAGGTCACTTCTGGTGTTGCATCACAACCTTCGGCAGATATAAAATCAGCTGGAAGAAGAGAACTGCCTCAG GATCTTTTTACTGCAAGCCATCCAGCCTTTCATGCACCAGTACCTGGGTGGCAAGCTGGTGTACCCGGTGGTATGGGTTTCTCTATGCAATATCGTACTGCAATG CCCATGTCCACTTTCCAGCAATCATCAAAGTCAATAAACCCATTTGATGTGAACAGTGAACCCACTCCAGTTCAAGCCCCAACA TTTCCTTCCATGGCATCCCTGCAAGGTACTCCGCCGAACATGCTGCCTCCATCAGGCTTAGTGCATACTTCCAGCGTCGGTACTCCACCAGCATGGATGCCCCAGTCATCGTCATATACACCAGGATTGCTGCCCCAAGCACCCCCTTATGCATCATCAGTATCTCCAA GGACCTACATGGGGCAGCAAGTTCCTAATAACATGCCACCTTCCGG GCATCAAGGAGTTCCAGGCTTTGGTTCTGAAGGGGCTGCTTTTGGCTCCTTAAATTTGGATCAACAGTTGGCCGGTAGATTCTCAGCACCTAGTACCCCAAGTCCTTTCTCATCTGTTGGGGGGAACCCATTTGGATAA
- the LOC107431852 gene encoding probable ADP-ribosylation factor GTPase-activating protein AGD14 isoform X4, with product MASRLKEDEKNERIIRGLLKLPENRRCINCNSLGPQYVCTNFWTFVCTTCSGIHREFTHRVKSVSMANFTTQEVSALQEGGNQRAKDIYFKEWDPQRNSSPDSSNVERLRDFIKHVYVDRRYTGERNYDKPPRVKMGDKEDEYRRTDSYQGGSRSPPYEDSGRYSGKSSPGGRSYDERRSPGYDQESRQYGDYRKSPVRHEIVNDWRRDDRFGNERRYEDRRISDGDSKLESRSPERPKDLDSSSPPIVRPVRDILGENTIPLRISEPPKPGGRTADGSAHTQRTVSSSSLGSNNGNQVEVKVETPRSLIDFDADPEPPVAAAVPQAQQSTTVQPTAQPANSANDNNWASFDVVTQPKVPQAPSNVNSLESVLSQLSISAPAAAHVSITPGLSVMPAAVHLPAATSVSNLSTFPPSGASMAAPVLAPVLPGNGGNSFVNVPGAGQWSTMHQQPSLFPATGNQSTTQSFIRSVAGPPSNQPWNIPAAPNVQGHLSSSAAQATQAAPKPVHEVTSGVASQPSADIKSAGRRELPQDLFTASHPAFHAPVPGWQAGVPGGMGFSMQYRTAMPMSTFQQSSKSINPFDVNSEPTPVQAPTFPSMASLQGTPPNMLPPSGLVHTSSVGTPPAWMPQSSSYTPGLLPQAPPYASSVSPRTYMGQQVPNNMPPSGHQGVPGFGSEGAAFGSLNLDQQLAGRFSAPSTPSPFSSVGGNPFG from the exons ATGGCAAGTCGATTAAAGGAGGATGAGAAGAATGAACGGATTATTCGCGGTTTGCTCAAACTTCCCGAGAATCGCAGATGCATTAACTGCAATAGTCTG GGACCACAATATGTTTGCACAAATTTCTGGACATTTGTATGCACAACCTGTAGTGGGATACA TCGGGAGTTCACACATAGAGTAAAGTCGGTATCGATGGCTAACTTTACTACACAAGAAGTTAGTGCTCTTCAAGAAGGAGGAAACCAG CGTGCAAAAGACATTTACTTTAAAGAATGGGATCCACAGCGTAATTCTTCTCCTGACAGCAG TAATGTTGAGAGACTACGAGACTTTATTAAACATGTTTATGTGGATAGAAGATATACTGGTGAGAGGAACTATGACAAACCTCCTAGGGTGAAGATG GGTGACAAGGAAGATGAATACAGAAGAACAGATTCATATCAAGGAGGGTCTAGAAGCCCACCATACGAGGATAGTGGTCGTTACAGTGGTAAATCCAGTCCTGGTGGAAGAAGTTATGATGAACGAAGGAGTCCTGGATATGATCAAGAAAGTCGGCAGTATGGTGATTATAGGAAAAGTCCTGTCCGCCATGAAATTGTCAACGATTGGCGCCGAGATGATAGATTTGGAAATGAAAGGAGGTATGAAGATCGTAGAATATCTGATGGAGATTCTAAACTTGAAAGCAGGTCACCTGAGCGACCTAAAGATCTAGATTCATCCAGTCCTCCTATAGTAAGGCCTGTTAGAGATATTTTGGGTGAGAACACAATACCTCTTCGTATTAGTGAGCCTCCAAAACCTGGTGGCAGGACTGCTGATGGCTCTGCACATACACAG AGAACTGTGTCGTCCAGTAGCTTGGGATCCAACAATGGGAACCAAGTAGAAGTTAAAGTGGAGACCCCTAGAAgtttaattgattttgatgCTGATCCTGAACCTCCTGTTGCTGCAGCAGTTCCTCAAGCACAGCAATCTACTACAGTTCAGCCTACTGCACAGCCAGCAAATTCAGCCAATGACAACAACTGGGCCTCTTTTGATGTTGTTACCCAGCCAAAAGTGCCTCAAGCTCCTTCTAATGTGAATTCACTGGAATCTGTTCTATCACAATTGTCTATTTCAGCACCTGCCGCTGCTCATGTTTCTATAACACCAG GGCTATCCGTGATGCCTGCTGCTGTTCATTTGCCTGCAGCCACATCAGTAAGCAACTTGTCCACATTTCCCCCTAGTGGTGCTTCAATGGCTGCACCTGTACTTGCACCAGTACTACCTGGCAATGGTGGTAATTCCTTTGTCAATGTTCCTGGGGCTGGGCAGTGGTCTACCATGCATCAGCAACCTTCTTTATTTCCTGCTACTGGTAATCAGTCAACTACTCAATCGTTTATACGGTCAGTTGCTGGACCTCCAAGCAATCAG CCATGGAATATACCTGCTGCTCCTAATGTGCAAGGGCATCTGAGTAGTTCAGCTGCACAAGCAACTCAAGCTGCGCCAAAACCTGTCCATGAGGTCACTTCTGGTGTTGCATCACAACCTTCGGCAGATATAAAATCAGCTGGAAGAAGAGAACTGCCTCAG GATCTTTTTACTGCAAGCCATCCAGCCTTTCATGCACCAGTACCTGGGTGGCAAGCTGGTGTACCCGGTGGTATGGGTTTCTCTATGCAATATCGTACTGCAATG CCCATGTCCACTTTCCAGCAATCATCAAAGTCAATAAACCCATTTGATGTGAACAGTGAACCCACTCCAGTTCAAGCCCCAACA TTTCCTTCCATGGCATCCCTGCAAGGTACTCCGCCGAACATGCTGCCTCCATCAGGCTTAGTGCATACTTCCAGCGTCGGTACTCCACCAGCATGGATGCCCCAGTCATCGTCATATACACCAGGATTGCTGCCCCAAGCACCCCCTTATGCATCATCAGTATCTCCAA GGACCTACATGGGGCAGCAAGTTCCTAATAACATGCCACCTTCCGG GCATCAAGGAGTTCCAGGCTTTGGTTCTGAAGGGGCTGCTTTTGGCTCCTTAAATTTGGATCAACAGTTGGCCGGTAGATTCTCAGCACCTAGTACCCCAAGTCCTTTCTCATCTGTTGGGGGGAACCCATTTGGATAA
- the LOC107431852 gene encoding probable ADP-ribosylation factor GTPase-activating protein AGD14 isoform X3 yields the protein MYFCHSRWRPIVSVFAGVWDSNGEARMASRLKEDEKNERIIRGLLKLPENRRCINCNSLGPQYVCTNFWTFVCTTCSGIHREFTHRVKSVSMANFTTQEVSALQEGGNQRAKDIYFKEWDPQRNSSPDSSNVERLRDFIKHVYVDRRYTGERNYDKPPRVKMGDKEDEYRRTDSYQGGSRSPPYEDSGRYSGKSSPGGRSYDERRSPGYDQESRQYGDYRKSPVRHEIVNDWRRDDRFGNERRYEDRRISDGDSKLESRSPERPKDLDSSSPPIVRPVRDILGENTIPLRISEPPKPGGRTADGSAHTQRTVSSSSLGSNNGNQVEVKVETPRSLIDFDADPEPPVAAAVPQAQQSTTVQPTAQPANSANDNNWASFDVVTQPKVPQAPSNVNSLESVLSQLSISAPAAAHVSITPATSVSNLSTFPPSGASMAAPVLAPVLPGNGGNSFVNVPGAGQWSTMHQQPSLFPATGNQSTTQSFIRSVAGPPSNQPWNIPAAPNVQGHLSSSAAQATQAAPKPVHEVTSGVASQPSADIKSAGRRELPQDLFTASHPAFHAPVPGWQAGVPGGMGFSMQYRTAMPMSTFQQSSKSINPFDVNSEPTPVQAPTFPSMASLQGTPPNMLPPSGLVHTSSVGTPPAWMPQSSSYTPGLLPQAPPYASSVSPRTYMGQQVPNNMPPSGHQGVPGFGSEGAAFGSLNLDQQLAGRFSAPSTPSPFSSVGGNPFG from the exons atgtatttttgTCATTCAAG ATGGAGGCCTATAGTTTCTGTGTTTGCAGGAGTTTGGGATTCAAATGGC GAAGCGAGAATGGCAAGTCGATTAAAGGAGGATGAGAAGAATGAACGGATTATTCGCGGTTTGCTCAAACTTCCCGAGAATCGCAGATGCATTAACTGCAATAGTCTG GGACCACAATATGTTTGCACAAATTTCTGGACATTTGTATGCACAACCTGTAGTGGGATACA TCGGGAGTTCACACATAGAGTAAAGTCGGTATCGATGGCTAACTTTACTACACAAGAAGTTAGTGCTCTTCAAGAAGGAGGAAACCAG CGTGCAAAAGACATTTACTTTAAAGAATGGGATCCACAGCGTAATTCTTCTCCTGACAGCAG TAATGTTGAGAGACTACGAGACTTTATTAAACATGTTTATGTGGATAGAAGATATACTGGTGAGAGGAACTATGACAAACCTCCTAGGGTGAAGATG GGTGACAAGGAAGATGAATACAGAAGAACAGATTCATATCAAGGAGGGTCTAGAAGCCCACCATACGAGGATAGTGGTCGTTACAGTGGTAAATCCAGTCCTGGTGGAAGAAGTTATGATGAACGAAGGAGTCCTGGATATGATCAAGAAAGTCGGCAGTATGGTGATTATAGGAAAAGTCCTGTCCGCCATGAAATTGTCAACGATTGGCGCCGAGATGATAGATTTGGAAATGAAAGGAGGTATGAAGATCGTAGAATATCTGATGGAGATTCTAAACTTGAAAGCAGGTCACCTGAGCGACCTAAAGATCTAGATTCATCCAGTCCTCCTATAGTAAGGCCTGTTAGAGATATTTTGGGTGAGAACACAATACCTCTTCGTATTAGTGAGCCTCCAAAACCTGGTGGCAGGACTGCTGATGGCTCTGCACATACACAG AGAACTGTGTCGTCCAGTAGCTTGGGATCCAACAATGGGAACCAAGTAGAAGTTAAAGTGGAGACCCCTAGAAgtttaattgattttgatgCTGATCCTGAACCTCCTGTTGCTGCAGCAGTTCCTCAAGCACAGCAATCTACTACAGTTCAGCCTACTGCACAGCCAGCAAATTCAGCCAATGACAACAACTGGGCCTCTTTTGATGTTGTTACCCAGCCAAAAGTGCCTCAAGCTCCTTCTAATGTGAATTCACTGGAATCTGTTCTATCACAATTGTCTATTTCAGCACCTGCCGCTGCTCATGTTTCTATAACACCAG CCACATCAGTAAGCAACTTGTCCACATTTCCCCCTAGTGGTGCTTCAATGGCTGCACCTGTACTTGCACCAGTACTACCTGGCAATGGTGGTAATTCCTTTGTCAATGTTCCTGGGGCTGGGCAGTGGTCTACCATGCATCAGCAACCTTCTTTATTTCCTGCTACTGGTAATCAGTCAACTACTCAATCGTTTATACGGTCAGTTGCTGGACCTCCAAGCAATCAG CCATGGAATATACCTGCTGCTCCTAATGTGCAAGGGCATCTGAGTAGTTCAGCTGCACAAGCAACTCAAGCTGCGCCAAAACCTGTCCATGAGGTCACTTCTGGTGTTGCATCACAACCTTCGGCAGATATAAAATCAGCTGGAAGAAGAGAACTGCCTCAG GATCTTTTTACTGCAAGCCATCCAGCCTTTCATGCACCAGTACCTGGGTGGCAAGCTGGTGTACCCGGTGGTATGGGTTTCTCTATGCAATATCGTACTGCAATG CCCATGTCCACTTTCCAGCAATCATCAAAGTCAATAAACCCATTTGATGTGAACAGTGAACCCACTCCAGTTCAAGCCCCAACA TTTCCTTCCATGGCATCCCTGCAAGGTACTCCGCCGAACATGCTGCCTCCATCAGGCTTAGTGCATACTTCCAGCGTCGGTACTCCACCAGCATGGATGCCCCAGTCATCGTCATATACACCAGGATTGCTGCCCCAAGCACCCCCTTATGCATCATCAGTATCTCCAA GGACCTACATGGGGCAGCAAGTTCCTAATAACATGCCACCTTCCGG GCATCAAGGAGTTCCAGGCTTTGGTTCTGAAGGGGCTGCTTTTGGCTCCTTAAATTTGGATCAACAGTTGGCCGGTAGATTCTCAGCACCTAGTACCCCAAGTCCTTTCTCATCTGTTGGGGGGAACCCATTTGGATAA
- the LOC107431852 gene encoding probable ADP-ribosylation factor GTPase-activating protein AGD14 isoform X1, with the protein MYFCHSRWRPIVSVFAGVWDSNGEARMASRLKEDEKNERIIRGLLKLPENRRCINCNSLGPQYVCTNFWTFVCTTCSGIHREFTHRVKSVSMANFTTQEVSALQEGGNQRAKDIYFKEWDPQRNSSPDSSNVERLRDFIKHVYVDRRYTGERNYDKPPRVKMGDKEDEYRRTDSYQGGSRSPPYEDSGRYSGKSSPGGRSYDERRSPGYDQESRQYGDYRKSPVRHEIVNDWRRDDRFGNERRYEDRRISDGDSKLESRSPERPKDLDSSSPPIVRPVRDILGENTIPLRISEPPKPGGRTADGSAHTQRTVSSSSLGSNNGNQVEVKVETPRSLIDFDADPEPPVAAAVPQAQQSTTVQPTAQPANSANDNNWASFDVVTQPKVPQAPSNVNSLESVLSQLSISAPAAAHVSITPGLSVMPAAVHLPAATSVSNLSTFPPSGASMAAPVLAPVLPGNGGNSFVNVPGAGQWSTMHQQPSLFPATGNQSTTQSFIRSVAGPPSNQPWNIPAAPNVQGHLSSSAAQATQAAPKPVHEVTSGVASQPSADIKSAGRRELPQDLFTASHPAFHAPVPGWQAGVPGGMGFSMQYRTAMPMSTFQQSSKSINPFDVNSEPTPVQAPTFPSMASLQGTPPNMLPPSGLVHTSSVGTPPAWMPQSSSYTPGLLPQAPPYASSVSPRTYMGQQVPNNMPPSGHQGVPGFGSEGAAFGSLNLDQQLAGRFSAPSTPSPFSSVGGNPFG; encoded by the exons atgtatttttgTCATTCAAG ATGGAGGCCTATAGTTTCTGTGTTTGCAGGAGTTTGGGATTCAAATGGC GAAGCGAGAATGGCAAGTCGATTAAAGGAGGATGAGAAGAATGAACGGATTATTCGCGGTTTGCTCAAACTTCCCGAGAATCGCAGATGCATTAACTGCAATAGTCTG GGACCACAATATGTTTGCACAAATTTCTGGACATTTGTATGCACAACCTGTAGTGGGATACA TCGGGAGTTCACACATAGAGTAAAGTCGGTATCGATGGCTAACTTTACTACACAAGAAGTTAGTGCTCTTCAAGAAGGAGGAAACCAG CGTGCAAAAGACATTTACTTTAAAGAATGGGATCCACAGCGTAATTCTTCTCCTGACAGCAG TAATGTTGAGAGACTACGAGACTTTATTAAACATGTTTATGTGGATAGAAGATATACTGGTGAGAGGAACTATGACAAACCTCCTAGGGTGAAGATG GGTGACAAGGAAGATGAATACAGAAGAACAGATTCATATCAAGGAGGGTCTAGAAGCCCACCATACGAGGATAGTGGTCGTTACAGTGGTAAATCCAGTCCTGGTGGAAGAAGTTATGATGAACGAAGGAGTCCTGGATATGATCAAGAAAGTCGGCAGTATGGTGATTATAGGAAAAGTCCTGTCCGCCATGAAATTGTCAACGATTGGCGCCGAGATGATAGATTTGGAAATGAAAGGAGGTATGAAGATCGTAGAATATCTGATGGAGATTCTAAACTTGAAAGCAGGTCACCTGAGCGACCTAAAGATCTAGATTCATCCAGTCCTCCTATAGTAAGGCCTGTTAGAGATATTTTGGGTGAGAACACAATACCTCTTCGTATTAGTGAGCCTCCAAAACCTGGTGGCAGGACTGCTGATGGCTCTGCACATACACAG AGAACTGTGTCGTCCAGTAGCTTGGGATCCAACAATGGGAACCAAGTAGAAGTTAAAGTGGAGACCCCTAGAAgtttaattgattttgatgCTGATCCTGAACCTCCTGTTGCTGCAGCAGTTCCTCAAGCACAGCAATCTACTACAGTTCAGCCTACTGCACAGCCAGCAAATTCAGCCAATGACAACAACTGGGCCTCTTTTGATGTTGTTACCCAGCCAAAAGTGCCTCAAGCTCCTTCTAATGTGAATTCACTGGAATCTGTTCTATCACAATTGTCTATTTCAGCACCTGCCGCTGCTCATGTTTCTATAACACCAG GGCTATCCGTGATGCCTGCTGCTGTTCATTTGCCTGCAGCCACATCAGTAAGCAACTTGTCCACATTTCCCCCTAGTGGTGCTTCAATGGCTGCACCTGTACTTGCACCAGTACTACCTGGCAATGGTGGTAATTCCTTTGTCAATGTTCCTGGGGCTGGGCAGTGGTCTACCATGCATCAGCAACCTTCTTTATTTCCTGCTACTGGTAATCAGTCAACTACTCAATCGTTTATACGGTCAGTTGCTGGACCTCCAAGCAATCAG CCATGGAATATACCTGCTGCTCCTAATGTGCAAGGGCATCTGAGTAGTTCAGCTGCACAAGCAACTCAAGCTGCGCCAAAACCTGTCCATGAGGTCACTTCTGGTGTTGCATCACAACCTTCGGCAGATATAAAATCAGCTGGAAGAAGAGAACTGCCTCAG GATCTTTTTACTGCAAGCCATCCAGCCTTTCATGCACCAGTACCTGGGTGGCAAGCTGGTGTACCCGGTGGTATGGGTTTCTCTATGCAATATCGTACTGCAATG CCCATGTCCACTTTCCAGCAATCATCAAAGTCAATAAACCCATTTGATGTGAACAGTGAACCCACTCCAGTTCAAGCCCCAACA TTTCCTTCCATGGCATCCCTGCAAGGTACTCCGCCGAACATGCTGCCTCCATCAGGCTTAGTGCATACTTCCAGCGTCGGTACTCCACCAGCATGGATGCCCCAGTCATCGTCATATACACCAGGATTGCTGCCCCAAGCACCCCCTTATGCATCATCAGTATCTCCAA GGACCTACATGGGGCAGCAAGTTCCTAATAACATGCCACCTTCCGG GCATCAAGGAGTTCCAGGCTTTGGTTCTGAAGGGGCTGCTTTTGGCTCCTTAAATTTGGATCAACAGTTGGCCGGTAGATTCTCAGCACCTAGTACCCCAAGTCCTTTCTCATCTGTTGGGGGGAACCCATTTGGATAA
- the LOC107431852 gene encoding probable ADP-ribosylation factor GTPase-activating protein AGD14 isoform X5 produces MRRMNGLFAVCSNFPRIADALTAIVCREFTHRVKSVSMANFTTQEVSALQEGGNQRAKDIYFKEWDPQRNSSPDSSNVERLRDFIKHVYVDRRYTGERNYDKPPRVKMGDKEDEYRRTDSYQGGSRSPPYEDSGRYSGKSSPGGRSYDERRSPGYDQESRQYGDYRKSPVRHEIVNDWRRDDRFGNERRYEDRRISDGDSKLESRSPERPKDLDSSSPPIVRPVRDILGENTIPLRISEPPKPGGRTADGSAHTQRTVSSSSLGSNNGNQVEVKVETPRSLIDFDADPEPPVAAAVPQAQQSTTVQPTAQPANSANDNNWASFDVVTQPKVPQAPSNVNSLESVLSQLSISAPAAAHVSITPGLSVMPAAVHLPAATSVSNLSTFPPSGASMAAPVLAPVLPGNGGNSFVNVPGAGQWSTMHQQPSLFPATGNQSTTQSFIRSVAGPPSNQPWNIPAAPNVQGHLSSSAAQATQAAPKPVHEVTSGVASQPSADIKSAGRRELPQDLFTASHPAFHAPVPGWQAGVPGGMGFSMQYRTAMPMSTFQQSSKSINPFDVNSEPTPVQAPTFPSMASLQGTPPNMLPPSGLVHTSSVGTPPAWMPQSSSYTPGLLPQAPPYASSVSPRTYMGQQVPNNMPPSGHQGVPGFGSEGAAFGSLNLDQQLAGRFSAPSTPSPFSSVGGNPFG; encoded by the exons ATGAGAAGAATGAACGGATTATTCGCGGTTTGCTCAAACTTCCCGAGAATCGCAGATGCATTAACTGCAATAGTCTG TCGGGAGTTCACACATAGAGTAAAGTCGGTATCGATGGCTAACTTTACTACACAAGAAGTTAGTGCTCTTCAAGAAGGAGGAAACCAG CGTGCAAAAGACATTTACTTTAAAGAATGGGATCCACAGCGTAATTCTTCTCCTGACAGCAG TAATGTTGAGAGACTACGAGACTTTATTAAACATGTTTATGTGGATAGAAGATATACTGGTGAGAGGAACTATGACAAACCTCCTAGGGTGAAGATG GGTGACAAGGAAGATGAATACAGAAGAACAGATTCATATCAAGGAGGGTCTAGAAGCCCACCATACGAGGATAGTGGTCGTTACAGTGGTAAATCCAGTCCTGGTGGAAGAAGTTATGATGAACGAAGGAGTCCTGGATATGATCAAGAAAGTCGGCAGTATGGTGATTATAGGAAAAGTCCTGTCCGCCATGAAATTGTCAACGATTGGCGCCGAGATGATAGATTTGGAAATGAAAGGAGGTATGAAGATCGTAGAATATCTGATGGAGATTCTAAACTTGAAAGCAGGTCACCTGAGCGACCTAAAGATCTAGATTCATCCAGTCCTCCTATAGTAAGGCCTGTTAGAGATATTTTGGGTGAGAACACAATACCTCTTCGTATTAGTGAGCCTCCAAAACCTGGTGGCAGGACTGCTGATGGCTCTGCACATACACAG AGAACTGTGTCGTCCAGTAGCTTGGGATCCAACAATGGGAACCAAGTAGAAGTTAAAGTGGAGACCCCTAGAAgtttaattgattttgatgCTGATCCTGAACCTCCTGTTGCTGCAGCAGTTCCTCAAGCACAGCAATCTACTACAGTTCAGCCTACTGCACAGCCAGCAAATTCAGCCAATGACAACAACTGGGCCTCTTTTGATGTTGTTACCCAGCCAAAAGTGCCTCAAGCTCCTTCTAATGTGAATTCACTGGAATCTGTTCTATCACAATTGTCTATTTCAGCACCTGCCGCTGCTCATGTTTCTATAACACCAG GGCTATCCGTGATGCCTGCTGCTGTTCATTTGCCTGCAGCCACATCAGTAAGCAACTTGTCCACATTTCCCCCTAGTGGTGCTTCAATGGCTGCACCTGTACTTGCACCAGTACTACCTGGCAATGGTGGTAATTCCTTTGTCAATGTTCCTGGGGCTGGGCAGTGGTCTACCATGCATCAGCAACCTTCTTTATTTCCTGCTACTGGTAATCAGTCAACTACTCAATCGTTTATACGGTCAGTTGCTGGACCTCCAAGCAATCAG CCATGGAATATACCTGCTGCTCCTAATGTGCAAGGGCATCTGAGTAGTTCAGCTGCACAAGCAACTCAAGCTGCGCCAAAACCTGTCCATGAGGTCACTTCTGGTGTTGCATCACAACCTTCGGCAGATATAAAATCAGCTGGAAGAAGAGAACTGCCTCAG GATCTTTTTACTGCAAGCCATCCAGCCTTTCATGCACCAGTACCTGGGTGGCAAGCTGGTGTACCCGGTGGTATGGGTTTCTCTATGCAATATCGTACTGCAATG CCCATGTCCACTTTCCAGCAATCATCAAAGTCAATAAACCCATTTGATGTGAACAGTGAACCCACTCCAGTTCAAGCCCCAACA TTTCCTTCCATGGCATCCCTGCAAGGTACTCCGCCGAACATGCTGCCTCCATCAGGCTTAGTGCATACTTCCAGCGTCGGTACTCCACCAGCATGGATGCCCCAGTCATCGTCATATACACCAGGATTGCTGCCCCAAGCACCCCCTTATGCATCATCAGTATCTCCAA GGACCTACATGGGGCAGCAAGTTCCTAATAACATGCCACCTTCCGG GCATCAAGGAGTTCCAGGCTTTGGTTCTGAAGGGGCTGCTTTTGGCTCCTTAAATTTGGATCAACAGTTGGCCGGTAGATTCTCAGCACCTAGTACCCCAAGTCCTTTCTCATCTGTTGGGGGGAACCCATTTGGATAA